In Sebastes fasciatus isolate fSebFas1 chromosome 24, fSebFas1.pri, whole genome shotgun sequence, the following are encoded in one genomic region:
- the aamp gene encoding angio-associated migratory cell protein — protein MDNTQYHSIVLHGDEEIIEVIDLNDMEPDPDDLADDLEDVDFEDAGIADDDEGWETDDEMEAERDDSELTFSKHTGSVFCVSLDPATNTMAVTGGEDDKAYVWRVSDGEVLLECTGHKDSVTCALFSHDSSMVATGDMSGMIKVWKVETKEEIWSFEVGDLEWMEWHPCAPVLLAGTDDGNVWMWKIPSGDCKTFQCSASQATSGKILPDGKRAVVGYEDGTVRVWDLKQGNAIHVIKGQEGHKGALTCLACNKDSSLVLTGSEDGCAKLINTTTGKVVGAFIVEGGKAKGSKDDEETNSVESVGFCNILPLVAVAYLDGTLAIYDLKTQVLRHRCQHEAGIVHLQWEESSSVVSTCCLDGALRLWDARSGGLVSEYGGHTAEILNFAINREASLAVTASGDNQAKVFCLQRPDR, from the exons ATGGACAACACGCAGTATCACTCCATAGTCCTCCATGGagatgaggagatcattgaAGTCATCGACCTAAACGACATGGAGCCTGATCCAG ATGACTTGGCCGATGACTTGGAGGACGTCGACTTCGAAGACGCCGGAATCGCAGACGACGACGAAGGATGGGAGACCGATGACGAGATGGAGGCTGAGCGGGACGACAGCGAGCTCACCTTCTCCAAACACACAG GCTCGGTGTTTTGCGTGAGCTTGGATCCTGCGACAAACACCATGGCTGTAACGGGAGGAGAGGATGATAAGGCGTACGTTTGGAGGGTGAGCGACGGAGAAGTCCTGCTGGAGTGCACAG GTCACAAAGACTCCGTGACGTGCGCCCTGTTCAGCCATGACTCCTCCATGGTGGCTACGGGTGACATGAGCGGCATGATTAAAGTGTGGAAAGTAGAAACCAAAGAGGAGATCTGGTCCTTCGAGGTGGGAGATCTGGAG TGGATGGAGTGGCATCCCTGTGCTCCGGTGCTGCTGGCGGGAACAGACGACGGCAACGTTTGGATGTGGAAGATCCCTTCAGGAGACTGTAAAACCTTCCAGTGTTCTGCAAGCCAGGCCACCAGCGGCAAAATCCTCCCCGATG GTAAACGGGCCGTGGTGGGTTATGAGGATGGGACGGTACGCGTGTGGGATTTGAAGCAGGGAAACGCCATCCACGTCATTAAAG GTCAGGAGGGACACAAGGGGGCGCTGACCTGCCTGGCCTGCAACAAGGACAGCTCTCTGGTGCTGACGGGTTCAGAGGACGGCTGTGCCAAACTCATCAACACCACCACCGGAAAG gtggtCGGAGCGTTCATTGTGGAGGGAGGTAAAGCCAAAGGGTCTAAAGACGACGAAGAAACCAACTCGGTCGAATCTGTGGGATTCTGCAACAT CCTGCCTCTCGTGGCCGTGGCGTACCTGGACGGGACTCTGGCCATATACGACCTCAAAACACAGGTCCTGAGGCACAGGTGCCAACATGAG GCGGGCATCGTTCACCTGCAGTGGGAAGAGTCTTCCTCGGTGGTGTCCACTTGCTGCTTAGACGGAGCGCTGCGCTTATGGGACGCTCGTTCTGGCGGCTTGGTGTCGGAGTACGGCGGCCACACCGCGGAGATCCTCAACTTCGCCATCAACAG GGAAGCGTCTCTCGCAGTAACCGCTTCAGGAGACAACCAGGCGAAAGTCTTCTGCCTCCAAAGACCCGACCGGTaa
- the gpbar1 gene encoding G-protein coupled bile acid receptor 1, which translates to MMDCNDSHALLSGEQLIYAITIPLSTSIILANLVIILGIAWNRQLHNTPNYFFLSLLVADLCTGMALPFVPLMGLNRELSFSSCLVAHIFPNFLFLAFLLNLVMVHYERYICIVDPLRYNNLWMHRSFPLALLVVWAPPLLFASLPAFGWNNWTGPDWDGCCASSQNTPLSNCSANKTMCCSYRRVFPNAFIYLEVYGLVLPAILTIAGMTCRVLWITRGQLKDICRLHRSVERGSQASDREQRLNLRYTRCVVAVSLTFLACWVPYLIYMHVCIAFLISDTKWSSTTHIVLSCTGIGSMAVVPVVLGLANRQYTEPAYKLVQKLRDRWRRRTQESQEVAV; encoded by the coding sequence ATGATGGACTGCAACGACTCCCATGCTCTGCTCTCCGGGGAGCAGCTCATCTACGCCATCACCATACCGCTGTCGACCTCCATCATCTTGGCCAATCTCGTCATCATCTTGGGCATCGCATGGAACCGCCAGCTCCACAACACGCCCAACTACTTCTTCCTCAGCCTGTTAGTGGCAGATTTGTGCACGGGCATGGCGCTGCCTTTCGTACCGTTAATGGGCCTGAACCGGGAGTTGAGTTTCAGCTCCTGCCTGGTGGCTCACATTTTCCCAAACTTCCTCTTCCTGGCGTTCCTTCTCAACTTAGTAATGGTCCACTATGAGCGCTACATTTGCATCGTCGACCCCCTGCGTTACAATAACTTGTGGATGCATCGCAGCTTTCCTCTGGCGTTGCTTGTGGTTTGGGCGCCGCCACTTCTATTCGCATCGCTACCTGCTTTTGGTTGGAATAACTGGACGGGGCCAGATTGGGATGGCTGTTGTGCAAGTAGCCAAAATACGCCACTTTCAAACTGTTCAGCAAACAAAACCATGTGCTGCTCCTACAGGCGAGTATTCCCCAATGCTTTTATCTACTTGGAGGTGTACGGACTCGTCTTACCTGCTATTCTTACCATCGCTGGCATGACATGCCGTGTTTTATGGATCACCCGAGGCCAGCTGAAGGACATTTGTCGCCTCCACCGTTCAGTGGAGCGGGGAAGTCAGGCCTCGGACCGAGAGCAGAGGCTGAACCTGCGGTACACCCGCTGCGTGGTGGCGGTGTCGCTGACGTTCCTCGCGTGCTGGGTGCCCTACCTCATTTACATGCACGTCTGCATAGCGTTCTTGATCAGCGACACCAAGTGGAGCTCCACCACTCACATCGTGCTGTCGTGCACCGGTATCGGAAGCATGGCGGTGGTGCCGGTGGTGCTCGGCCTCGCTAACAGGCAGTATACTGAACCTGCGTACAAACTTGTCCAGAAACTCAGAGACAGATGGAGGCGAAGGACGCAGGAATCACAGGAGGTGGCAGTCTGA